The Aspergillus luchuensis IFO 4308 DNA, chromosome 6, nearly complete sequence genome segment TCCCCACCTAACagccccatcaccaccgtctcccttccctcaccaccatccctaACATAAATATCCCAGCGTCCATCCAAGCAAAAGGGATGTACCGCCCCATCCTCCGACATCCTTTAAAacaccacctcatccaaaCAATGTCTGCCCCCACCCAATACGATACCATAATCATCGGCTCCGGCCAAGGCGGCACGCCGCTTGCCCGAGCTCTCGCGCTCGCAAACCACAAAACCGCCCTCATTGAGCGAGAACATATTGGCGGCTGCTGCGTGAATGATGGGTGCACGCCGACTAAGACGATGATTGCGTCGGGGAGGGTCGCGTATCTTGCTCGGAGGAGTGGGGCATATGGTGTTCATACTCCGAATACATCTGGTTCCAATGAGGGGGATAATGGTAATAAAGTGGTGATTgacatgaagaagatcaggcAGCGGAAGAGGGATATTGTGGATTCGTTCCGGGCAGGAGGTGAGAAGAGACTTCGGGATGCGGGGGTAGATGTCATCATTGGAGAGGCAAGTTTTGTGGATGCGAAGACGATGGTGGTTATGGATGGAAGGGATGGGAATGAGAGGGTTGTCAGGGGGAACAAAATTGTGATTAATACGGGCTGTCGGCCTGGTAAGGTTATGCTTGAGGGACTGGAAAAGGTTCCGAGTGAAAAGGTGCTGGACTCTACGTCTATTATGGAGCTGGGAGAGGTGCCGCGACATTTGGTGGTCGTTGGGGGTGGGTATATCGGGGTCGAGTTCGGTCAGCTGTTTAGGAGGCTTGGGGCTAAGGTGACGATGCTGCAGAGAGGAGAGCAGTTGCTTCCTAGGGAGGACAGGGAGTTGGCAGACATGCTGCTGGAGATATTCCGGGACGATGGAATTGAGGTTCGTCTGGAGACCACTCCGGTCCGGATTGAAAATGTCTCTGAGGGTGTGTTTGATGTCGCAGTCGAGACGCGGCAGGGGAGGGAAGTCGTCATAGAGGCCACGCATATCCTCTTTGCAAGTGGGAGGGTACCAAATACCGAGCGACTGaattctgctgctgcaggcgtGAAGATGGATAAGAGAGGTTATGTCGTGACAAATGAGTTTTTGGAAACATCTACGCCGTCAGTCTATGCCATTGGAGACGTCAAGGGCCCTCCATCCTTCACGCATATTTCATACGACGATTTCCGAGTACTCGGGCCTACATTGTTGGAGTCTACATCTACATGTGAGCGGCTCTCGATTCGAGATCGAATCGTCCCGTATGTCGCCTATACGGACCCTCAGTTCGGTCATGTCGGGCTGCATGAGCAGGAGGCAAGGGAAAGATTCCCGGGCCGGAAGATTCTGACTGCGCAGATGCCAATGAGCTATGTGGCCAGGGCGTTGGAAACAGATGAGACAAGAGGTGCCATGAAGGCTGTGATTGACGGTGAGACTGGACAGATCTTGGGATTTTCCTGCTTAGGTGTTGAGGGCGGCGAAATAATGAGTATTGTGCAGACGGCCATGATGGGGAATCTGTCTTATAAAAAGTTGCAAGATGCCCATCCAACTTTTGCGGAAAGCTTGAATAACCTGTGGGGTTTCCTGAAATGAGTACGTTACTTGAAGTTTGCCCATATGGTGTGAATCTTCTGTACCCACTCCTCCACATACAGTGTGAGCACCCAATTAAACCTATTTTCTTGTAACACAGTTTATTTGTAACCAATCCGGGCCGAGTGTGGATTCCACAATCGAAAACCGCATCATTGATCTTGTGATGTGTGGTTGACTCCTTGTTTGGGGCTGAAAACGGGTGGCTTCGGATCCTTCTGACTCACGGTAGGCTTCCCCGAGATCACCCGAGAATTTGGATATCTTGACCAAAGCAACTATACGTCTTATTTTCACTTAAATACTTCGGATTGTTTCCCAGTGTTCAGTACATGCTTAGTATCATAAAAGAAATTCAATCCACAAGTTCCCTACAGACTTCTGGGTTGCCCGCTGCTATTGTACCTCAAACCGACTAAGCCCTTCAGCCACTATTTAATCCAGCATACTATCTCTGATCCTCTCTTAATTCTTCTCATGGCAAACTTCATCCGACATCGACCCCTCCTGACAGGAGCGCTCACCATAGTAACCATCAGCAGCGCGGTCGCTTATGTCACCAAGCGACGACTCAACCAGTCATGCCCGACGATTGCAATCACAGAACTCACAAAGGCAAGCGCATGTCGCAACCTAATTGAAATACCATCTGAAGAAGCCACGCCGACACCATTGGGCGTTACAAAAACAACTCTGCTATCATCATGGTCAGGCGGCGACAAGACCTACTGGGTCCCATCCTTTGTAGCAGTCCAAGCAGAGGTGCCTATGTCGCAGCTTTCGCAATATGGGCTGTTCAGTGATGATGGCAAGGATGACAAGAAGCAAGGCTTGCATAGTCTATCGAAGAATCTCGTTGCTGCATTTGTAGATGCACGCGCGACAGGTTTAGAAATATCGGTTTTGGACAGAGGAGTGCCGCCGTTATCCTTTGCCACTTCTTCTCGTTTATTTGGACGCCCAAGCGAGATGGGAGCGTTCATGCTTGGGACCTGGGATTCGGAGCATGGAATGAATGTTCGCCCATCGGACTTGCCTTCTGATGCTCCGAAGCCGGTCACGGAATTTTGTTCtaatgaagaagctgtcaagCATGGAGGTGCTAAGGATACAGCTGGTGCTGTGATGTACTGGATGTTTCCAAAAGCATTGGTCGAAGGAGTGGACAAGGCTGCATCATATGGCCTACCGTGGCGATCGATGGAGGGTGGATTTCAGGAGTTCATTGTTGAAAGGGTTTCGGATGAAAAGGCGAGGATAACATATGTCACTGTTGAATGCACTAATTTGCATCCTCTTGGCCAGACAGAGCGGGACTTCAAGATGTTGCCCTGGCTGCTTTATGAGGCGCATGTTCTTTATGCACAAATACTGTGGTCGAAGACTTTGAGGCAGTTACAGCGATCGCAGATGACTGTAATATAGATGTGTTCAATTAGTTAATGATACCACTCCGCTTATTACTAGTCCTCTCCActtgacatccttgtcaGTACATACCAGACTAACTTCGGGTTTTGTTGTATCTGAGCAATTCTCATTTTGAATTCCGCTCATCGTCTTTTATTCTTGGGCGCAAAAGATTTCTTTTTCAACCCGCCCCAGATTTCCCCACGCAAATTCAGTCCCTTTTCTTCAACCACCTTTGCGAAATCCttgtccttctccatctgtttAAGATCGATACCCAGCGCACTTGCTATGAGTGGAGCAAGATCGTGTGCCGCACAGACTCGGAAGTCGCCACTCTGAacacgcttcttcttccgtctTTCCAGTCGCTCATTTAAGCCTTCCTCTAGCGTTTCTGAGAATGTCTTTCCGCTGGTGTCTGTAACAATGTTCTTTATCTtctcggcttcttctggggAGAAATATGGTTTGTCGATGTAAGACGGGTCTGTGACTTTATCCAGACGCTTCTTGGACGAGGCGTTATTGAAGTTCTTCAGGTCGAAAAGGAGGACGTGGACTCGGTACCAAAAAGTGGGGGATATGGATGATTCTTTGAGGTCAGAAAGGGTGActagtggtgttggtggtgagcgCGGTCTGGCTTGAATGTCCGTCATCTCGAATGGTTCTGGTGGAGTCGCCATGATGGAAATTCGGACAGTAGGTTCGCTTTCAAGGTACTTACTATATGAAGGTATGGAAGTTCTTTCGCAGATGTAAGGTGGTAGTAACATGACTCTGCTTCTGTCACATTTACGTCGTTCTTTGGTGGCATTATGTCACTACTACGAGATATTTTTATTGTCCATAATGAGGCAGATTTCGAAGGCCCAGCGCATTGCTCGAGTTTAGCAATAGACTATCTTTGCCAGTTTACTGTCACTTTCATTTCAGATACAGAAAACAAGACAGCTTTTTTCAGGCTCAACCTAGTATGCTATAAACCAGTTGGTGATAGATAAGGTTAATTTTGTGGCATAAGCAAGTTCATCTAATGAGTACAGCGAATATATGTAATCTACTAGTGCCAGCTCAACGCAATGCCATCTGTCAAGTTGCCATCAGTAGGCTTACTTAAAATTTTATCATCTCAAAGCTCTACTAGCCGAGTATCTagattactatattaatGAACTGGTGGTCCTCCAAATCAGGTCACTATGACCGAATTCTCGGAGATAATGACCAGTAGAGGCCTGGTTATTGTTTCCACCGACGCTTGGGAGTTGCTTTCAACTGAGACAGTGACTTACAAATCCTATTCGCGGTCGGATCGGTGCACATCACTTCCCTTCAAGATGGCCCACGAAATCTTAATCCTCGGTCCCGTAGGCACCCATGGGTCTACAATACTATCGCAAAATCAGACCACGCAAGCAGTGGAGACAACGCATCAACTTAGTGATGATTAAGAACGTCTCGTACCTGCATCTCCTCCGGCTCTTGACCTTCCTAAACGCCTAGCGCCCAATCAAGGGATCCTTCCATACCCCACTACCATCATATCATGCTCATCCGGCTATCAATCAAGGAGTGGAACGCTGAAGATTGCGGAGGCTAAGCTTGTTTGAGCTTGGCTGTGCTTGGCTTTGATTCAGCATCCTCTTGGCGTTGCTTGGCAGGGCGGAGAtagtttccttccttctgTCTCCTGGACCGACCTGGCTACTATAAAGCTACAGACCACCATGGTTGGAATCAAAAAAATCAGGCAGAGTCTTcaaattatttctaatctCAACTCGAGACCACAATGTCCAccgccctcttcctcggcctcCTAGGCCTCACAGCCCCCCTGGCTGCCGCAACCACGAGTACCCCAGGCCTCGAGCTCGCATACTCCCTTGAACGCGCCACCCAAGGCATCAGCATCTCCGCTGATGGCCGTAAATTTCTCTCCCAGCGGTACTCGACCACTCTGCCCCCTCAAATAGTCGAGCTTTTGGACGACAACTCCACGGTCCTTTACCCAAACACCGCCTGGAACTCCTATAATTCGAGTGATCCTACCTCCGACCCACGCAAGACCTTTGTCAGCATCGATGGCGCCCGTATTGGCCCCGACGGTCGCTACTGGATCGTCGATGGCGGATCTACCGGTGTCAACGGCTCTACCAAGCTCGTGGGCGTGAACCTCACCACCGATGCCGTGGACAAGCTCTACTACCTCGACGCCATGAAAGCATCTGACAGCGGCATTGACGACGTCCGCTTCAACGCCGCTGGTGATGTGGCCTACATGAGTGACACTGCCGGTGCTCTACTCGTCATGAACATGACTACCGGCACGGGTGTGCGAGTTCTGTCTACCGACTCTTCCGCCCAACCCTGGTTCCCTATGATGTACAATGGCACTTTGGTCCCCGGCTACGGCGCCGCAGGTAGCACCCTCTCCGTTGGACTCGACCAAATCGAAGTCTCTCCCGACGGCGTATACCTGTACTACCAGCCCTGTAATGGAGGCTTGTATCGCATCAAGACGGCGTACGTTGATGCGTCTCTCAAGAATGCGACTCTCGCATCGACGTTGGGAGACTATGCAGAGCCTTTTGCCCTGACGCCCAGCACTGGTGGTAGTACTATCGACGGGGATGGAAACATTTATGTTAGTGATACCAACTTGCTGGCTATCTGGAAGGTCACGCCTGAGGGACGCGCGACTGTACTTATCCAGGATGAGAAGCTGCTTTGGACAGATCTTATGTGGGTTACCGCTGATAAGAAGCTTTGGCTGCCTGCTTCGCAGATGAGGcctggtggtgatggattgATGGCTGATGGGCCGAACTATATTTTCACTTATCCGATTGACGCGGGGCCGTCGCCTATTGATCATGCTTAGCGGAGGTTCTTTTGGTCTGTGATTATtggggtgatgatggtgtatAGTAATGCGCTGAGAGATAAGTTGTTGAGTGTATACTATATGGTTCTTCATGGACGAAAGAGCCTGTAGACCCTTTGAATTGGCAGAAGTAATATAGTCAGTAAGGGAAGAGTTCAATCGGGACGGCTTTTCGGCTAGTACGCACGACCAACATTATCTAGACGTTAACAGGAGGCCAGCTCAGCCTTGCAAGCGGCTGCCGGGCACCCAGCGTTCAGGGAGATCCCAGCCTCTCCGTCCAATGGAAGCCGTTCACATCCCGTCTTGTGCAGCCTTGCAGATGGACTAAACAGAAACAGTTTTCTAGCGCTTACAGTCTACCATCACCCGTCTCAGAGGTCTCACGCCAATACAATCATACACAGCTGCCTGGGGTCGCACTTACTCCGAGCAGCACCTTCCTTACAACGGGAGAGTAGTGGCTACGGCTGAAGGACTTCTCTATGGCGCCCAATTCTTATCAGTACCCAGCTCGATTCCAATCTCACtcagtttcttcttctacttctgCTTAATTGCTTTCCCCGTGATTCCCTGCTTTTCCATTAACTCCCTAGACTTGAACGTGGTCACGCATCGAGGTTGCGCCTAGCAATGGCGAAGGTCCAGGCTCCACGTCAGGGAGGTCTCGATGAATTTCAACGTCAAACACTCCGACATTATCTCCTCACATCAGTAGATGCCGACCCTCGATCCCTAGTTTGACTTGGTCTAGTTAAATAGTGGTGACAAGGTAGTGATCAGGCTGCAAAGTTAACTGAGCGGGGCAGCACAGCCTCCGCGCGGCTGATTATCTCCTCTTCAGTGTAAGAATATCCTATTTCTTCGACGCTCTCTCAGTCCGAAGACTCTCTTCCACAATTACATAGTTTCTACTCCCCAGCAGCACTTACCCTGTTCAAAAAACTTAACTCAATGGAGGCTGTTGGATCCGCATCAGCAATCATTGGGATTGCAACAACCGGGATTCAATGCTCCATCAAGCTACTTACGTTTGCGGACCAAATCAAGTCCGCCCCGGATGAGATCACGAATATTGCCGAGGATATCTCAGTCAATGCCAGTATCTTGCAGCAGTTGGGTGGACTAGCTGACGAGGCGCTATTTCACACCCAAGCAGCACCAGAtaccagcaccaacaacaacatcagcaaTGGAAAGGCACGGATGGTCAACCCTGAGGCTACTGATTACAGCGATACAAAAAGTCATGAGCCACAGAACGGAATATTCAACGCAGCCGGCATTGCGATCGTCATGAATCTCGCTTCAAAATGTAACGCTATCTTCGAAAGGCTCGAAGAAGGACTGAGGAAGGCGAGTAAGCAGCTGAGGGCAAATCCTCAAAGCAAAGACCCCATCAGACTCAGTCCAGCTGAAATGGTGAAATGGCCATTCGTCAAGCCCCAGATGGATTCCATGAGGGCAGAACTACGCGATGCAAAGGGGACTTTGATGCTCCTGCTTCAAGTTGCGATGCTACGCTACTCGAAGAAGGTTATGGAGGGGTAAGTCTGGCTTAGTACTTATGCTAAATTTGTCTCATGTCTGATAACCGGAGTAGGCATACCACGAGAACAAGTCTGATCGCATATTCCGAAGAAGATCAGTATCTGCTGAAAAGATCGATCGTAGCTGCGGAGAGAGCGCGAGTTGATATCGCGAAACAACGAGATGATACTTTGGCTGGAAATCGAACCGCTAGTGTGGCGGAGAGGGACACCGTCGATGAGAATTTACAACCTGCGGAGATGACCACTACCGCGGCAATTTCCCTTCAATTGCGACGACCTCCCAGTCTAGAAAATGGCGCTAGTCGGGGTATTCCACAGTTCGTTTATCCTTATCTATATCGAGAGCTATTCCACCAGATATAACTAACTCTATGGATAGAATCTCGTCCATTGAAGTCAAGAATTTGGACTGCCAGCCTCATAGAGATATTGATTTCTGCTCTGCACATACCAAGCCAAGTGATGCAGGCAAAGCACTAGCTGCAGATGGCGATATCTGGAATACAAGCAGAACTTATCCGGTCCACGAGGGATCTGGGTGTGACCTTGACTCTCTCTACTACTCTTCTGTATACAACAACAGATCATCTATCGCATCTATCAGCTCGGCCACGGATGCGCCACTCGGTGTATACCTATTAACACCTAAGCTTCAGATAGCACACGGAAAGCACCACGTGGAGTACCGAGTCCGGCGTGTGAAGGTCCCACGCCAGGATATTGACTCCCAGATAGATCAGTGGAAAAAGTCACCAAATAGTACAGTACTCAATCAGCTCCTTGCTCTATCGGCCGATGAACAACAGGCACTAGATGCTCTCAACCTGGATGGTGATCATGACAACTTCACGGGCACCGACGCAATCGAATGGATACATGTCGGCGAGTTCTTACCTGTTGACGGATTCGATGATATCCGAACAAGAAGTATCACATTCATCGTGAAGCTCAAGCACCCATCTACAACATCTAAGCGAAGAGAACTGAAGTCTGAGGACTTGAGAGATCAGCAGGATATTGCTATGGACTTCAGTGTAACTTACTCCAAATCTCGATATGGCCTCATTTCCAGGATAACGCTGACTTGACGTCGTAGGTAAATCGTCACAGTATTTTCCCCGAGAGTCTTAACGCATTCGGATTACCCTGGAAGTGGAATGTGGTATGTATCAATTTAATGAACTCCCAAAATTCAGTAATAGAAATTctgattattaaattagagTGATTACAACTATATGCTTGTCAATAAAGCTATGTTCAACCATTTTGAAGGGGAATTATTGGCACACACGCGAAGACTCGTGGATGAGAGGTCTAAAATGCAGCGTGACAGCAATCGAACCGAGCTTGAGGTTAACGGCCAAAAGAAATACAGACGACCTGGGATTTTGCTCCATATCAGAAGAGTGTTGAGAACTATTGATCCCAGACATAATATAAACGCTCCTAATCCTTCGTCTAATCTTATTTTGGGGACAgctgcaggagcagcagtggGTGAAGGAACGGCAGCGGGAGGGTCAATCGGAGTGGCTGGAGGGCTTGGAGGGCCTGGATGGCATGGAGTGAGGCTTTATGGGGTAGGAATGGAAGAAAATGTCGAGCGAACTTCACAAATTCAAGGTtcagaagagaaaaaccCCGCTTACCCTCCTAAGGCCGTTGTTACCCCTGCCACTTCTGTGCTCCAGGCCCGAGAGAGTGGGTTTAGTTGTTTCCATTCGGTACCTCTCGCAAATTCTGTTGAAACTTCGCCTCGAGCCAGCCGTTCTCCTTCCATTATTTCGGCTGTCGTTGAGTCCCTTCCTCCTATGCCCTCACCTATTATACATGCAGTGAAGCcaaatgaagaggaggaagatatgGAAGGGATAGTGGGCGAGCTTCTAGATAGATATACGGCTGCATGATAGTCTTTGAAGATCTTTAATATGATAACCTTTCCCCCTTTTAATGCAAGTTAGCGAGGCTCGCAGGCACACTTCCTAGTATTGAGTGAATGAAATCAAATATCAGTGAGAGAGatagaaggaagaaaatcaTGTTTCATGAGGAATAGTCGATGATCTCAGAGAAGCAATCGCCCCTGCTCGGGATAAGAAACCAACATCCGATCCCGATTAGGAAGGCCCGGAGTTTCCGATCACAAGGCAAAATAACATGTCTATCACAGAACTTGCATTCGAGTAGATTGAAATAACCTGGCTGCCTGCACAATGACATGGTTTTTGTAATTGAGATGAACTTGTCTAGGACGATAAAGTGGAGTTTCATGCTGGCAGTGTGGGCGTTTGTGGAATCCATCCAAACAAGGCTTGAGGGAATTTCTACTCGAGGGCAAGGTAGCCAACGAGGGACTCCATGCCTCAATTACGCAGTCATATAGACTTATCTTTGTCGTAAGTTAGCCATTTAAGCCTGGCAGAATACAAACAGACACAGACAAGTCTCTTAGAAACGTAAATAAACAGAGCGACGAACACCTCCCGCGCATCCATACTGTTCGAGTAGCAAACCCGCACATCTTGACCCACTGGTTCATACTATAGAACTTAGAAGGTATATGTTCCTGATCCTTCCCGAACACCGAAGATCGACTCGGCCCTTGGAAGGATGGCGTAGCGTAGCATAGCTGGCTTAGTTGATCCTCCGGGCCGACCGTCGCCGGCGATAGGTCATTTTCGGCTCGACGGAAGGAATGtcattgctgctgcaggccCAGCCAACGAACTCCGTCGTCATAAATCATAGGGTTTGCTTACCATCCACCGAGCACTAGATAGAGGTAATCGATCCTACGTCGCTTTGGCTGCTGAGATGACGTGGGTGAGTGTATATGTGGCAGTCTTATGCGTTCGCAATCTGACCCGACAATCCGACAGGCTGTTCAGATAGATAATGTGTTCATAGTAGAGTAGGAATATCAGGTACAAGGAGGTAAGTCCAAAGACGTCAGTGTTGGTGCTAGTATCCGCCGGATTTGAGTTTGGAGATGATCGGCAGGGCTAATGACAATAGCTTGTAATTGGATGATAGACAATGCCTTTCATAGGGATAGATTCCAACAATTGCTGCAGGGTATCCCTGTGAGGGTAACACTGCATCTGCACTTTGCTTTCGAACCACCAGAACCGGATGAAACGGCACGAGCGCAGACCAATCCCTTGCCTGTTAGTTATGCCGACTGCAGCAACCGTTGACGCGGCGTTGTGACAGGGCCAATTAGCATAATCCGCGACATGTGACAAGGTTTATACACGTATTCCAATGCATCTTTGCTCTTATTCCAGACTTCCATCTGGCCCCAGATCATAGCCGGTCAGTGGAGCGGCTGGATAATTATGTAAAACCCAAATGTCCTGGCACAATGGTATAACGCTAATACTTATCCTGCTATTCGCTACGAGAAGGTCGGCGATCGACATGACCCCTCTTTCGAAGTCTCGATGTGCCGCAGCAGAACTCCACTTTGCTGTTTCCCCGCTCGGTCGGTATAGCTCGAATCACGCTTGCGAAACTAGAACACACATCAAGGCCTCCAAGATAACACGTTGTAACTATCCCTCATCGGAACATCGGAGCTCTAGAGCCGAGCATCACTTGCATCGGAGTGATGTATGGGGGATGGGCCGAGGCCTTTCCTGGCAATCGCTTCATGCAGCTTAGCTGGTCGCTAGCGGGTCGTATGCCGGCTTTATAAAGCATTGGCTGGGCTTGTGCAGCTTTGTCTCGACATAATCAGGCCGGCTGTTGCAACGTCAGGCGACTCCTTTATCGGAGTGAAGGAGATAAATAGCATCCCTAGCCCCGTCACGGCGGCGTGCATTCGATACCAACTAGCGCTTATTCTGAGAAAGT includes the following:
- a CDS encoding mercuric reductase (COG:C;~EggNog:ENOG410PWHG;~InterPro:IPR023753,IPR001100,IPR004099,IPR036188, IPR016156;~PFAM:PF02852,PF07992,PF00070;~go_function: GO:0016491 - oxidoreductase activity [Evidence IEA];~go_function: GO:0050660 - flavin adenine dinucleotide binding [Evidence IEA];~go_process: GO:0045454 - cell redox homeostasis [Evidence IEA];~go_process: GO:0055114 - oxidation-reduction process [Evidence IEA]) translates to MYRPILRHPLKHHLIQTMSAPTQYDTIIIGSGQGGTPLARALALANHKTALIEREHIGGCCVNDGCTPTKTMIASGRVAYLARRSGAYGVHTPNTSGSNEGDNGNKVVIDMKKIRQRKRDIVDSFRAGGEKRLRDAGVDVIIGEASFVDAKTMVVMDGRDGNERVVRGNKIVINTGCRPGKVMLEGLEKVPSEKVLDSTSIMELGEVPRHLVVVGGGYIGVEFGQLFRRLGAKVTMLQRGEQLLPREDRELADMLLEIFRDDGIEVRLETTPVRIENVSEGVFDVAVETRQGREVVIEATHILFASGRVPNTERLNSAAAGVKMDKRGYVVTNEFLETSTPSVYAIGDVKGPPSFTHISYDDFRVLGPTLLESTSTCERLSIRDRIVPYVAYTDPQFGHVGLHEQEARERFPGRKILTAQMPMSYVARALETDETRGAMKAVIDGETGQILGFSCLGVEGGEIMSIVQTAMMGNLSYKKLQDAHPTFAESLNNLWGFLK
- a CDS encoding uncharacterized protein (COG:S;~EggNog:ENOG410Q1VG): MANFIRHRPLLTGALTIVTISSAVAYVTKRRLNQSCPTIAITELTKASACRNLIEIPSEEATPTPLGVTKTTLLSSWSGGDKTYWVPSFVAVQAEVPMSQLSQYGLFSDDGKDDKKQGLHSLSKNLVAAFVDARATGLEISVLDRGVPPLSFATSSRLFGRPSEMGAFMLGTWDSEHGMNVRPSDLPSDAPKPVTEFCSNEEAVKHGGAKDTAGAVMYWMFPKALVEGVDKAASYGLPWRSMEGGFQEFIVERVSDEKARITYVTVECTNLHPLGQTERDFKMLPWLLYEAHVLYAQILWSKTLRQLQRSQMTVI
- a CDS encoding uncharacterized protein (COG:S;~EggNog:ENOG410PYFJ), encoding MATPPEPFEMTDIQARPRSPPTPLVTLSDLKESSISPTFWYRVHVLLFDLKNFNNASSKKRLDKVTDPSYIDKPYFSPEEAEKIKNIVTDTSGKTFSETLEEGLNERLERRKKKRVQSGDFRVCAAHDLAPLIASALGIDLKQMEKDKDFAKVVEEKGLNLRGEIWGGLKKKSFAPKNKRR
- a CDS encoding uncharacterized protein (COG:G;~EggNog:ENOG410PU9C;~InterPro:IPR011042,IPR017996;~PFAM:PF03022;~SECRETED:SignalP(1-19)), coding for MSTALFLGLLGLTAPLAAATTSTPGLELAYSLERATQGISISADGRKFLSQRYSTTLPPQIVELLDDNSTVLYPNTAWNSYNSSDPTSDPRKTFVSIDGARIGPDGRYWIVDGGSTGVNGSTKLVGVNLTTDAVDKLYYLDAMKASDSGIDDVRFNAAGDVAYMSDTAGALLVMNMTTGTGVRVLSTDSSAQPWFPMMYNGTLVPGYGAAGSTLSVGLDQIEVSPDGVYLYYQPCNGGLYRIKTAYVDASLKNATLASTLGDYAEPFALTPSTGGSTIDGDGNIYVSDTNLLAIWKVTPEGRATVLIQDEKLLWTDLMWVTADKKLWLPASQMRPGGDGLMADGPNYIFTYPIDAGPSPIDHA